TGCTTGCTGCTATACTGGCCTCACTGGGGCTCCACTGTGCTATGCATGCGCCtgttcctgccccagggcctttgtacCTGCAGTTCCTCCTGCATGGACTGCCCTTCTGCAGACATTCACATGGCCCAGTCCCCCacttcattcaggtctctgcATGCCGCCACCATCACAAAGTGACCTTTCATGATTTCCCTTCATCCAGTGCCATTCTTCATcctattttggttttatttttctgttttctttggagacagagacttgctctgtcacccaggctggaatgtagtggtatgatcttagcttactgcagccttaacctcccaggctcaagtgatcctcctgcctcagccccttcaAATCttccaatagctgggactacaggcgtgcgccaccacgcctggcaagtttttgtattttttttttttttttttttttttgcagagatggggtctcactatgttgctcaggttggtctcaaactcctgagctcaagcgatccacctaccttggcctcaaaaagtgcctggattataggtgtgagccgccatgcccagccttgtttttcttaattagtcCCTGCCGTCGTTCTGTAGTGCGTTCATTGTCCTGCCTCACTAGAGTATAAGTTCAGCAGGACAGGGACCTTTGTCTCCTTCACTGCTGTGCTCCAGTGTGTGGGACAAGTCCAGCCACCGAGTCTGCTCTCCGTTCTGTGTAGTCTGTCTTCCGTGTGAGTGAGTATGTGCCTGTGTGAGTGCACACAGACATGCCCATTCACCTAGGCCTTGACTGGGAGGATGTTGGGTCAGAGTGGGCCCAGGGTAATTGGGGAAGGCATTGCCAGAGATTCGGAGCCCCATGTgtgggaaggtggggaggagggagagggagattaGAATTTCCCCAAGCCCCTTCCCTGCTAACTGGTGAGCGCTGCCTCCCCCAGGAGCCCGCTGTGAGGCCAACACCTTCGATGGTGAGCGCTGCCTCTATGGGGCACTGAGTGACCCCATCCGCCGGGCTCTACGTGATTACAAGCAGGTCACAGCTTCCTGCAGGAGGCGGGATTACTATGATGACTTCTTGCAGCGGTGAGTCAGGGCACATGAGGGGTGCAGCATGGGGTGCGGTGGCCTTGATGAGTGTGGAGGGGTCTGCTCTGTGGCCTGCCCTGGGCTCTGGGTGCTTCAAGGAATGGGGTGGGGGCTGTGCCAAGCATCCTCCCTCCCGGCTTGTCCCCCCCAGGCTTCTAGAGCAGGGCATCCACAGTGATGTGGTCTTTGTAGTACACGGAAAGCCATTCCGGGTGCATCGCTGCATCCTGGGTGCTCGCAGTGCCTACTTTGCTAACATGCTGGACACCAAATGGAAGGGCAAGAGTGTCGTGGTTCTCAGGCACCCACTGGTATGTCCCTTCAGGGTGGCAGAGGGGCATGGACTGCCCAGGAACAGCAAGGGGTTGTGCTGGGTGGCTGCCTCTGACATTCCTTTCTGGCTTTCTGCCCACAGATCAACCCCGTGGCCTTTGGGGCCCTGCTGCAGTACCTGTACACAGGTGACCCCCTGGGtccaggggaggaggagagggagtggGCTGTCCTTCTGGACAGCAGTACACCTAGGTGTGGCTGGGCTGACCTTTCACCTCTAGACACTTCATGGTCCCCCGGGGTGGTTCCAGCTGCCTCTCGTGTTGGGTTGCAAGAGAGAGGACTAGTGTGTCTGCTCAGGAAGAGCTTGTCCCACCCATATGCTGAGCCTTTCCCGTCTGTTCCCTGGGGCCTGTAGAACTCAGGCAGCAGCTCTTgatggggaaaccaaggtggCAAGTGTCCTAGCCCTGCGGAGTCCTAGCCCTGCGGCCAGGTGGCCAGGTGGGAGGGGATCACTGTTTTTCTGTGGGCCTGATGACAGCTCAGGTCCTGCAGGCCCTCATCCTCCCCACTGCCCCTAGGCCGCCTGGACATCGGCGTAGAGCATGTGAGTGACTGTGAGCGCCTGGCCAAGCAGTGCCAGCTGTGGGACCTGCTCAGCGACCTGGAGGCCAAGTGCGAGAAGGTGTCTGAGTTTGGTGCGAGCAGGTTTTGGGGCCCGGGGCCATGGGTGCCGCCTGGTAGGGCTGGCCTGGCTCCCTGAAGTTGTTCTTCCCCTGTAGTGGTGTCTAAGCCAGGCACGTGTGTGAAGGTGCTGACCATCGAGCCCCCACCTGCAGACCCCCGCCTCCGGGAGGACATGGCGCTGCTGGCTGACTGTGCCCTGCCCCCTGAGCTCCGAGTAGGTGTGGGGCTGATGGGCAGGAGGGGCATTTTGGGATGGCAGGCTGTGACAGGCAGCCTAGATACTTGGGCTCAATTTCTTGTGTGGCCTTGGACCAGTTACTTCCCTTTTCTGAACCTAGTCATTCACTTCTGTGAACAACTGCTCTGATGGGGTCACACTCTTCTGTACCCCAGGGTGATCTTTGGGAGCTGCCCTTCCCTTGTCCTGATGGCTTCAACAGCTGCCCTGACGTCTGCTTCCGAGTGGCCGGCTGCAGCTTCCTCTGCCACAAGGTGCCTGTGCCCTCCTGTTGCCCCTGGCTCCAACCCATTGCCCTGAGCCCCGGTCTGGCTCCTCAGGAGGTAGACCCTGGCCCTCACACTTCCTGAGCCCGCCTTCCCCAGGCCTTCTTCTGTGGCCGCAGTGACTACTTCCGGGCCCTGCTGGATGACCACTTCCAAGAGAGCGAGGAGCCGGAGACCTCAGGGGGCCCCCCAGCCGTCACCCTGCACGGCATCTCACCCGACGTCTTCACCCACGTGCTCTACTACGTGTACAGCGACCACACTGAGGTGGGGGCTCAGGCAGAGCTGGGGACGGCACACAGCCTGTGCTGCCATGGGCTGAGGGAGCGCCAGGGCCCTGGGGGTCTTTGGGAGGGCCCAGTTGGCCCCATGGTTGACATTTTGAGAAGGCTGGAGGGGAAGGATGTGGGACTTTGGATTTTtctttcaggcagagggaagccTTATTAGGCTCCAGAGAGAGGATAAGTGACAAGGCCT
The sequence above is drawn from the Rhinopithecus roxellana isolate Shanxi Qingling chromosome 1, ASM756505v1, whole genome shotgun sequence genome and encodes:
- the ABTB1 gene encoding ankyrin repeat and BTB/POZ domain-containing protein 1 isoform X3; translated protein: MWAECGTCWSSETWRYYACLCGHEELVLYLLANGARCEANTFDGERCLYGALSDPIRRALRDYKQVTASCRRRDYYDDFLQRLLEQGIHSDVVFVVHGKPFRVHRCILGARSAYFANMLDTKWKGKSVVVLRHPLINPVAFGALLQYLYTGRLDIGVEHVSDCERLAKQCQLWDLLSDLEAKCEKVSEFVVSKPGTCVKVLTIEPPPADPRLREDMALLADCALPPELRGDLWELPFPCPDGFNSCPDVCFRVAGCSFLCHKAFFCGRSDYFRALLDDHFQESEEPETSGGPPAVTLHGISPDVFTHVLYYVYSDHTELSPEAAYDVLSIADMYLLPGLKRLCGRSLAQVLDEDSVVGVWRVAKLFRLARLEDQCTEYMAKVIEKLVEREDFVEAVKEEAAAVAARQETDSIPLVDDIRFHVASTVQTYSAIEEAQQRLRALEDLLVSIGLDC
- the ABTB1 gene encoding ankyrin repeat and BTB/POZ domain-containing protein 1 isoform X2; its protein translation is MDTSDLFASCRKGDVGRVRYLLEQRDVEVNVRDKWDSTPLYYACLCGHEELVLYLLANGARCEANTFDGERCLYGALSDPIRRALRDYKQVTASCRRRDYYDDFLQRLLEQGIHSDVVFVVHGKPFRVHRCILGARSAYFANMLDTKWKGKSVVVLRHPLINPVAFGALLQYLYTGRLDIGVEHVSDCERLAKQCQLWDLLSDLEAKCEKVSEFVVSKPGTCVKVLTIEPPPADPRLREDMALLADCALPPELRGDLWELPFPCPDGFNSCPDVCFRVAGCSFLCHKAFFCGRSDYFRALLDDHFQESEEPETSGGPPAVTLHGISPDVFTHVLYYVYSDHTELSPEAAYDVLSIADMYLLPGLKRLCGRSLAQVLDEDSVVGVWRVAKLFRLARLEDQCTEYMAKVIEKLVEREDFVEAVKEEAAAVAARQETDSIPLVDDIRFHVASTVQTYSAIEEAQQRLRALEDLLVSIGLDC
- the ABTB1 gene encoding ankyrin repeat and BTB/POZ domain-containing protein 1 isoform X1; translated protein: MWAECDHEPVLTQALTSFLPRYLLEQRDVEVNVRDKWDSTPLYYACLCGHEELVLYLLANGARCEANTFDGERCLYGALSDPIRRALRDYKQVTASCRRRDYYDDFLQRLLEQGIHSDVVFVVHGKPFRVHRCILGARSAYFANMLDTKWKGKSVVVLRHPLINPVAFGALLQYLYTGRLDIGVEHVSDCERLAKQCQLWDLLSDLEAKCEKVSEFVVSKPGTCVKVLTIEPPPADPRLREDMALLADCALPPELRGDLWELPFPCPDGFNSCPDVCFRVAGCSFLCHKAFFCGRSDYFRALLDDHFQESEEPETSGGPPAVTLHGISPDVFTHVLYYVYSDHTELSPEAAYDVLSIADMYLLPGLKRLCGRSLAQVLDEDSVVGVWRVAKLFRLARLEDQCTEYMAKVIEKLVEREDFVEAVKEEAAAVAARQETDSIPLVDDIRFHVASTVQTYSAIEEAQQRLRALEDLLVSIGLDC
- the ABTB1 gene encoding ankyrin repeat and BTB/POZ domain-containing protein 1 isoform X4, with the translated sequence MLDTKWKGKSVVVLRHPLINPVAFGALLQYLYTGRLDIGVEHVSDCERLAKQCQLWDLLSDLEAKCEKVSEFVVSKPGTCVKVLTIEPPPADPRLREDMALLADCALPPELRGDLWELPFPCPDGFNSCPDVCFRVAGCSFLCHKAFFCGRSDYFRALLDDHFQESEEPETSGGPPAVTLHGISPDVFTHVLYYVYSDHTELSPEAAYDVLSIADMYLLPGLKRLCGRSLAQVLDEDSVVGVWRVAKLFRLARLEDQCTEYMAKVIEKLVEREDFVEAVKEEAAAVAARQETDSIPLVDDIRFHVASTVQTYSAIEEAQQRLRALEDLLVSIGLDC